One stretch of Neosynechococcus sphagnicola sy1 DNA includes these proteins:
- the rpsD gene encoding 30S ribosomal protein S4 — MSRYRGPRLRITRRLGDLPGLTRKTAKRAYPPGQHGQNRKKRSEYAIRLEEKQKLRFNYGLSERQLLRYVRKARRASGSTGQVLLQLLEMRLDNTVFRLGMAPTIPAARQLVNHGHVTVNGRRVNIPSYQCRPGEVISVRDRDCSRQLVEQNLQYPGLANLPSHLEFDKAKLTGKVNSVVEREWVALQVNELLVVEYYSRQA; from the coding sequence ATGTCGCGCTATCGAGGTCCGCGGCTCCGAATTACCCGCCGTCTAGGAGATTTACCGGGGCTTACTCGCAAAACCGCAAAGCGAGCCTATCCCCCCGGTCAGCATGGTCAAAACCGTAAAAAACGGTCTGAGTATGCAATTCGTCTAGAAGAAAAGCAGAAGCTCCGCTTTAACTATGGTTTAAGTGAGCGCCAACTCCTCCGCTATGTGCGTAAAGCCCGTCGAGCCAGTGGTTCTACCGGGCAGGTTTTACTGCAACTGCTGGAAATGCGTTTGGATAATACCGTCTTTCGTCTGGGGATGGCTCCCACCATTCCAGCCGCTCGCCAGTTGGTGAATCATGGACATGTAACGGTTAATGGTCGGAGGGTGAATATCCCCAGTTACCAGTGTCGCCCCGGTGAAGTCATCAGTGTGCGCGATCGCGATTGCTCTCGCCAGTTAGTAGAGCAAAACTTGCAATATCCAGGTCTGGCAAATCTTCCCAGCCATTTAGAGTTTGACAAAGCCAAGCTTACTGGCAAAGTGAATAGTGTTGTTGAGCGCGAATGGGTGGCTCTCCAAGTCAATGAGTTGCTGGTGGTTGAGTACTACTCACGACAAGCTTAA
- a CDS encoding hybrid sensor histidine kinase/response regulator produces the protein MKDWNNWTGCLAMPPRVLSEASASQAGPNAAIADDFTQDLAALLEEYSMAAAVSSAGSLPADHPDLSVSDRQDLEMTMTDEELTTALDAAAVAEGDDFANLEAFLATEVPAEIAETLADEDIDLGDFTDLEALLGAEGATDDVPIAAAPSAALDDFADLEALLDRDLESPSSGELLPPPSPSRADEDFGDLEKLLEDADAKLGGPPTQKSNRGPVAAPAARRPSRRGSSSALSEQTMRVPVKQLDGLNNLVGELVVNRNSLEQDQERMRQFLDNLLYQVQQLSDVGQRMQDLYERSLLESSLLASRQGGRSSLHSAAPSMRDAAPSHSSSMGLDALEMDRFSGFHLLAQEMIEYIVRIRESASDIEFIVDEVEQVTRMFRQVTTQLQESVTRSRMVPFAQIADRLPRAVRDIAIKCGKQAELLVEGRDTLIDKMILEQLYDPMTHLVNNAITHGIEAPETRQSTGKPAVGRITVRAYHQGNQTVIAVSDDGAGIDADRVKTKALQKGLVTPNQAETMTRLDVYDLLFQPGFSTRDQADDFAGRGVGMDVVRTSLTEIRGDIITDSTLSQGTTFTIRLPLTLSISKALGCVSDHARIAFPMDGVEDMLDVPKERVQLDSEGQACVQWRDTLLPFRPLNELMRYGRHLSRGIVYGGSQEEDMLSIIVLRSGNNYLALQVDQVLGEQEIVIKQLEGPVPKPIGVAGATVLGDGRIMPIADVLELIDLAMGRVRRETSSLLWEHSNVPELPQTKTEPMVLIVDDSITVRELLSMTFNKVGYRVEQARDGQEAWEKLRAGLPCDIVFCDIEMPRMDGLELLSRIQKEPTLSHLPIAMLTSRGADRHRQIAAQLGASGYFTKPYLEEALLDAAQRMLKGEVLLTASSGSGT, from the coding sequence ATGAAGGACTGGAACAACTGGACAGGCTGTTTGGCGATGCCCCCCCGAGTTTTGTCTGAGGCGAGTGCGTCCCAAGCGGGACCTAACGCCGCGATCGCCGATGATTTCACCCAAGACTTAGCAGCGCTCCTCGAAGAGTACTCAATGGCTGCAGCCGTCAGTTCGGCAGGGAGTCTTCCTGCAGATCATCCAGATTTGTCGGTGTCAGACCGACAGGATTTAGAGATGACCATGACCGATGAGGAACTCACTACCGCTCTGGATGCGGCGGCAGTAGCCGAGGGAGATGACTTTGCCAATCTAGAGGCATTTTTGGCCACCGAGGTGCCAGCAGAGATCGCAGAGACCCTGGCAGATGAGGACATTGACCTAGGGGACTTTACCGATCTAGAAGCTCTCCTGGGAGCAGAGGGGGCAACGGATGACGTACCAATCGCCGCCGCCCCGAGTGCTGCTCTCGATGACTTTGCCGATCTGGAAGCCTTACTTGACAGGGATCTCGAATCCCCTTCATCTGGCGAACTCCTCCCTCCTCCGAGCCCATCCAGAGCCGACGAAGACTTTGGAGATTTAGAAAAGCTTCTGGAGGATGCAGACGCCAAGCTCGGTGGCCCCCCAACCCAGAAATCCAATCGTGGCCCCGTCGCTGCCCCTGCAGCACGCCGCCCCAGCCGTCGCGGCAGCAGTTCAGCCTTAAGTGAACAGACGATGCGGGTGCCCGTGAAGCAGCTGGATGGCCTCAATAATTTGGTGGGGGAACTAGTCGTCAACCGCAACAGCCTGGAACAGGATCAGGAGCGGATGCGGCAATTCCTCGACAATTTACTCTATCAAGTGCAGCAACTCAGTGATGTCGGGCAGCGGATGCAAGACCTGTATGAGCGATCGCTGTTGGAGAGTTCCCTGCTGGCCAGTCGCCAAGGAGGTCGATCCTCCCTTCATTCAGCTGCCCCCTCAATGCGAGATGCCGCGCCCTCCCATTCATCCAGCATGGGTTTGGATGCCCTGGAAATGGATCGTTTCTCTGGGTTTCACCTGCTGGCTCAGGAAATGATTGAGTATATTGTGCGGATTCGAGAATCTGCCTCTGACATTGAGTTTATTGTTGATGAGGTCGAGCAGGTAACACGGATGTTCCGGCAGGTGACCACCCAGTTACAAGAGAGTGTCACCCGCTCCCGAATGGTGCCCTTTGCCCAAATTGCTGACCGCTTACCCCGCGCCGTTCGCGACATTGCGATCAAATGTGGCAAACAGGCCGAGTTGCTAGTAGAAGGGCGGGACACCCTGATCGACAAGATGATTCTGGAGCAGCTGTATGACCCCATGACCCACCTAGTCAACAATGCCATTACCCACGGAATTGAAGCCCCAGAAACTCGCCAGAGCACTGGAAAACCTGCGGTGGGGCGGATTACGGTACGGGCATATCATCAGGGGAACCAAACCGTGATTGCGGTCTCCGATGACGGTGCTGGGATTGATGCCGATCGGGTGAAGACCAAAGCCCTGCAAAAAGGACTGGTGACGCCCAACCAAGCTGAAACCATGACACGGCTGGATGTCTATGACCTGTTGTTCCAACCTGGCTTTAGTACGCGGGATCAAGCCGATGACTTCGCAGGTCGGGGCGTCGGCATGGATGTGGTGCGTACCAGTTTGACGGAAATTCGCGGTGACATTATCACTGACTCCACCCTCAGCCAGGGAACAACCTTTACAATTCGGCTGCCCCTGACCCTGAGTATCTCCAAAGCCCTTGGCTGCGTCAGTGATCATGCCCGCATTGCCTTCCCCATGGACGGGGTGGAGGACATGCTGGATGTGCCGAAGGAGAGAGTCCAGTTAGACTCTGAGGGCCAGGCCTGCGTCCAGTGGCGGGATACCCTGCTCCCCTTCCGTCCTTTAAATGAACTGATGCGCTATGGCCGCCACCTCAGTCGTGGCATTGTCTATGGGGGCAGTCAAGAAGAAGATATGCTGTCCATCATTGTCCTGCGGAGCGGCAATAACTACCTGGCATTGCAGGTCGATCAGGTGCTGGGTGAGCAGGAAATCGTGATTAAGCAACTAGAAGGACCAGTGCCCAAGCCCATTGGGGTGGCTGGGGCAACGGTGTTGGGGGATGGCCGGATCATGCCCATCGCCGATGTCTTGGAATTGATCGATCTGGCCATGGGTCGGGTACGACGAGAAACCAGCAGCCTACTGTGGGAGCACAGCAATGTTCCAGAGCTGCCGCAAACTAAAACGGAACCGATGGTGTTGATTGTGGACGACTCAATTACGGTTCGAGAACTCCTTTCCATGACCTTCAACAAGGTGGGCTATCGTGTGGAGCAAGCCCGTGATGGCCAAGAAGCCTGGGAGAAACTACGGGCCGGGTTACCCTGCGACATTGTCTTCTGTGACATTGAGATGCCCAGAATGGATGGGCTGGAATTGCTGTCCCGGATTCAAAAGGAACCAACTCTGAGTCATTTGCCCATTGCCATGTTGACCTCACGGGGAGCCGATCGCCACCGGCAGATTGCTGCCCAGCTAGGAGCCAGTGGCTACTTCACTAAGCCCTACCTAGAAGAAGCACTGTTGGATGCTGCCCAAAGGATGTTAAAAGGGGAAGTACTGCTCACCGCCAGTAGCGGTAGCGGCACCTAA
- a CDS encoding Hpt domain-containing protein yields the protein MQPEQQRIVLYFIEEAKEHLDTIEHSLLNLQATIADAEGMNEVFRAAHSIKGGAAMLGLGSIQATAHRLEDSFKILKECPIVSDQHLESLFLRVFDPLRELVEELQGPFGLTDEASQRIMAKVEPVFGELSDHLNALVTQAGGYPVTADEWMIPVPNLAGMVTEPSTAVTEESALLILFQRDIPALLQEMQQVFAQPDQFEGRVQLQEYCRRLIQIGEQFDLSIWCELMEMAQQAIANVAYSLAELAQPICQEIEQARCLVIEGRSAEIMVSPTLQAWVGTVTPISLASLTDATLDDFAALPPTSSW from the coding sequence ATGCAGCCAGAACAACAGCGCATCGTCCTCTACTTCATTGAGGAAGCCAAAGAACACCTCGATACGATTGAGCATAGTTTGTTGAATCTGCAAGCCACCATTGCTGATGCAGAGGGCATGAATGAAGTGTTCCGGGCCGCCCACTCCATTAAAGGCGGGGCTGCCATGCTGGGTCTTGGCAGTATTCAGGCAACGGCGCATCGCCTCGAAGATTCCTTCAAGATTCTCAAAGAATGCCCGATCGTCTCCGATCAGCATCTAGAATCCCTGTTCTTAAGGGTCTTTGATCCCTTACGGGAGCTGGTTGAGGAACTCCAAGGTCCCTTTGGACTGACGGACGAGGCCTCCCAACGAATTATGGCCAAGGTCGAGCCTGTTTTTGGAGAATTGAGTGATCACCTCAATGCCCTCGTAACTCAAGCTGGGGGCTATCCTGTCACCGCTGACGAATGGATGATTCCAGTACCTAACCTGGCAGGGATGGTGACCGAACCCTCCACAGCTGTCACTGAAGAGAGTGCGTTGTTGATCCTGTTCCAGCGAGATATCCCAGCCTTGCTCCAGGAGATGCAGCAAGTTTTTGCCCAACCCGATCAATTTGAGGGCCGAGTTCAACTCCAGGAATACTGCCGCCGCTTGATCCAGATTGGCGAACAGTTCGATCTCTCTATCTGGTGTGAACTGATGGAAATGGCCCAGCAGGCGATCGCGAATGTTGCTTACAGCTTAGCAGAGCTTGCCCAACCCATTTGCCAAGAAATTGAGCAAGCGCGTTGCCTGGTAATTGAAGGGCGATCAGCGGAAATTATGGTAAGCCCGACCTTACAGGCATGGGTGGGTACTGTGACACCGATCTCTTTGGCAAGTTTGACCGATGCCACCCTTGATGATTTCGCAGCCCTTCCCCCGACATCGAGTTGGTAG
- a CDS encoding methyl-accepting chemotaxis protein, translated as MASSTDYSKEYKQAEKAYMQGNYEEAAAIVDRLVQNLPNDPSVRLLRGHIYCYGLQQYQVASEQYQSVLELTSDSEFVDYANNGLAYARQFDIPVTYGVADGDVTSGDVFGSATLDGRSLAANNATYDFEVPNFSDLESPAGNLAAAATEDFNGLVDPFLTDVQLQEDTTFQHDLPAEAPMPEEFSYDPSAYGMPAETPIPGLNPFADAAIAGEPDFYTSPVVEDPSNFFAPETTTFQSDPADPYGGSPSFEPSLGNRFEDDPAADFSIQPMDTGEETLFMSAGEFQASQPAATEPAFDQFDYGADYGVSPYNQESQTFMVSPGQSGLTAPGEFDSDATYGNAPFVPPEGTAPLGSTPNAMASNNLSAVGSLESFEEFENLNALPDFDMAEGLSAGHPISGFTAGVMAAGKTGDLMGDRPSAYPRGAGGVQEEEVFGIAAASMSDTMSSNSPFLALDSGVEPIVTAKPGLFAFFETAPLPKKQWMTALATGVISAVVVLSANQIVQGKPTDQNGGQNSSSGLISALAAGIASGAVSYGLFGLTIQHIKRSTDHLRSQFETAAKGNLETQATVYSKDDLGQLATSFNQLVTYFLANTREFKRKAEEQEQQKEDLQRQVIRLLDDVEGAARGDLTVQAEVTADVLGAVADSFNLTIQNLREIVQQVKRVARQVNKGASENEMFARGLQSDALHQAEELAVTLQQVRTMTDSIQRVAESAREAEDVARSASSTALKGGDAVERTVAGILEIRETVAETTRKVKRLAESSQEISKIVALISQIASRTNLLALNASIEAARAGEAGRGFAIVADEVRQLADRAAKASKEIEQIVLQIQSETGSVMTAMEEGTQQVIQGTRLAEQAKRSLEEIIQVSNHIDTLVRSISADTVEQTETARAVAQVMQSVELTAQETSQESQKVSTSLQNLVGVARDLLSSVERFRVETT; from the coding sequence ATGGCATCTAGTACAGACTATTCCAAAGAATATAAGCAGGCTGAAAAAGCCTACATGCAGGGCAATTATGAAGAGGCAGCTGCCATTGTCGATCGCTTGGTGCAAAATTTACCCAACGATCCCAGTGTTCGGCTGCTTCGAGGGCATATTTATTGCTATGGGCTGCAACAGTACCAGGTGGCGAGTGAGCAGTACCAATCTGTTCTGGAACTCACCTCTGATTCAGAGTTTGTTGACTATGCCAACAACGGCTTGGCCTATGCCAGACAGTTTGACATCCCCGTCACCTATGGGGTCGCCGATGGAGATGTAACGTCGGGAGATGTGTTTGGGAGTGCAACGCTGGATGGTCGTAGTTTGGCTGCCAACAATGCCACCTATGACTTTGAGGTGCCTAACTTCAGTGATTTGGAATCTCCAGCTGGGAACCTCGCAGCGGCGGCAACTGAGGATTTCAATGGCCTTGTCGATCCCTTTCTCACCGATGTGCAGTTGCAGGAGGATACCACCTTCCAGCACGACTTGCCGGCAGAAGCACCGATGCCTGAGGAGTTCTCCTACGACCCATCTGCCTATGGGATGCCTGCCGAGACCCCGATCCCTGGGTTGAATCCCTTTGCCGATGCTGCGATCGCTGGAGAGCCTGATTTTTATACGTCTCCAGTGGTGGAAGACCCGTCCAACTTTTTTGCGCCGGAGACCACCACCTTCCAATCAGACCCAGCAGACCCCTATGGTGGCTCCCCCAGTTTTGAACCTAGCCTGGGTAATCGCTTTGAGGACGATCCCGCAGCAGACTTCAGTATCCAGCCCATGGATACAGGGGAAGAAACGCTGTTTATGAGCGCGGGGGAATTCCAGGCTTCCCAGCCCGCAGCAACGGAACCTGCTTTTGATCAGTTTGACTATGGTGCAGACTATGGTGTCAGTCCCTATAACCAAGAAAGTCAGACCTTTATGGTCTCCCCCGGTCAATCGGGATTGACCGCGCCAGGAGAATTTGACTCAGATGCTACCTACGGGAATGCTCCCTTTGTGCCGCCAGAAGGAACCGCACCCTTAGGCTCAACCCCCAATGCAATGGCCAGCAATAACTTGAGTGCGGTGGGGTCTTTAGAATCCTTTGAAGAATTTGAGAACCTGAATGCCCTCCCTGACTTTGATATGGCAGAGGGGTTGTCAGCAGGTCATCCTATCTCTGGATTTACTGCGGGTGTGATGGCGGCGGGGAAAACTGGAGATCTGATGGGAGATCGCCCCAGTGCCTACCCAAGAGGCGCTGGTGGGGTTCAAGAGGAGGAGGTGTTTGGCATTGCCGCTGCCTCTATGTCAGATACCATGTCCAGCAATTCGCCCTTCCTCGCCCTTGATAGTGGAGTGGAGCCAATTGTGACGGCCAAGCCCGGCCTCTTTGCATTCTTTGAGACAGCTCCCTTGCCAAAAAAACAGTGGATGACTGCATTGGCAACCGGTGTGATCTCAGCAGTGGTGGTTTTGAGTGCCAATCAGATTGTTCAGGGAAAACCCACCGATCAGAATGGGGGTCAAAACTCTTCGTCTGGTTTGATCTCAGCCTTGGCGGCGGGGATTGCCAGTGGAGCGGTTTCCTATGGGCTCTTCGGCTTAACAATTCAACACATTAAGCGATCGACGGATCATCTGCGATCGCAATTTGAAACCGCTGCCAAAGGTAACTTAGAGACGCAAGCAACGGTTTATTCCAAGGATGACTTGGGACAATTGGCCACCAGCTTCAATCAACTGGTGACCTACTTCTTGGCCAACACGCGGGAATTCAAACGTAAGGCCGAGGAGCAGGAGCAGCAGAAAGAAGATTTGCAACGCCAAGTGATTCGGTTACTGGATGACGTGGAAGGTGCGGCGCGGGGGGATTTAACCGTCCAGGCAGAAGTGACAGCAGACGTTCTTGGCGCGGTTGCCGACTCCTTTAACCTCACCATTCAAAACCTGCGGGAAATTGTGCAGCAGGTGAAACGGGTGGCACGTCAGGTCAATAAAGGAGCCAGCGAAAACGAAATGTTTGCCCGGGGCCTGCAATCAGATGCCTTGCACCAAGCAGAAGAACTGGCGGTAACCCTGCAACAGGTTCGGACAATGACCGACTCCATTCAGCGGGTGGCAGAAAGCGCCCGAGAAGCGGAAGATGTTGCCCGTTCAGCGTCCTCAACGGCTCTGAAGGGAGGAGATGCGGTGGAACGGACGGTGGCCGGGATTCTGGAAATTCGAGAAACGGTGGCTGAGACCACTCGAAAAGTGAAGCGTCTGGCGGAATCTTCCCAAGAAATTTCCAAGATTGTGGCCTTGATCTCCCAGATTGCCTCCCGAACCAACCTGTTGGCACTCAACGCCAGTATTGAAGCTGCACGAGCCGGAGAGGCGGGGCGGGGGTTTGCTATTGTGGCGGATGAAGTGCGACAACTGGCCGACCGTGCTGCCAAAGCTTCAAAGGAAATTGAGCAGATCGTATTGCAAATTCAGAGTGAAACCGGCTCGGTGATGACCGCTATGGAAGAAGGCACCCAGCAGGTAATCCAGGGAACCCGGTTGGCCGAACAAGCCAAGCGATCGCTGGAAGAGATCATTCAGGTGTCGAATCACATTGATACCTTGGTACGCTCGATCTCCGCCGATACGGTGGAACAGACGGAGACAGCTCGTGCAGTCGCCCAGGTGATGCAATCTGTGGAACTGACAGCCCAGGAAACCTCTCAGGAGTCGCAGAAGGTGTCCACCTCCCTGCAAAACCTGGTGGGGGTGGCTCGAGATCTGCTGTCATCTGTGGAGCGGTTCCGAGTCGAGACCACCTAA
- a CDS encoding chemotaxis protein CheW: protein MIGNPDFLTSGGQDQAPEFQELESPEGELHLRFYVTSGNEFALPATGIREVIAPSPDRITPIPNVSPLLLGTLNIRGRVIWVADLGQFLGDTTPLNADRPEIPVIAVEDQDTMLGLAVDRIVGMDWLDVEEIQMPTNVLDSIAPFLRGEWLLDDRTDKVLRLLDQVAILRSARWAA from the coding sequence ATGATAGGCAATCCAGACTTTCTAACAAGTGGTGGGCAAGATCAGGCTCCTGAGTTTCAAGAGTTAGAGAGTCCTGAAGGTGAGTTACATCTGCGCTTTTATGTGACCTCGGGGAATGAGTTTGCCCTGCCAGCAACGGGGATTCGTGAGGTGATTGCCCCATCCCCCGATCGGATCACTCCCATTCCCAACGTTTCGCCGCTGCTTCTGGGGACACTCAACATCCGTGGAAGGGTGATTTGGGTGGCAGATTTGGGGCAATTTCTAGGAGATACTACTCCTCTAAATGCAGATCGCCCGGAGATTCCCGTAATTGCCGTAGAAGATCAAGACACTATGTTAGGGTTAGCCGTTGACCGCATTGTGGGGATGGATTGGTTAGATGTCGAGGAGATCCAAATGCCAACCAATGTGCTGGACAGTATTGCGCCCTTTCTTCGGGGGGAATGGCTCTTGGATGATAGGACTGATAAGGTTTTGAGGTTGCTCGATCAGGTGGCAATTTTGCGATCGGCAAGGTGGGCCGCATAA
- a CDS encoding response regulator transcription factor, translating to MSTVLVVEDSVAQRQMITDLLQGSGLNVTVAGDGVEALACVEGQRPDLIVLDIVMPRMNGYEVCRRLKTDPKTQGVPIVMCSSKGEEFDRYWGMRQGADAYIAKPFQPTELVGTVKQLLRG from the coding sequence ATGAGTACAGTTCTGGTTGTCGAAGACAGTGTGGCGCAGCGACAGATGATTACGGATCTGCTGCAGGGGAGTGGTCTCAATGTCACCGTTGCTGGGGACGGCGTTGAAGCCTTGGCATGTGTTGAAGGACAACGTCCTGACCTGATTGTGTTGGACATTGTCATGCCACGGATGAACGGCTATGAAGTCTGCAGACGGCTGAAGACAGACCCTAAAACCCAGGGGGTACCGATTGTCATGTGTTCGTCTAAGGGCGAAGAATTTGACCGTTACTGGGGCATGCGGCAGGGGGCAGATGCTTACATTGCCAAACCCTTTCAACCGACGGAACTGGTTGGAACTGTCAAACAACTGCTGCGAGGGTAA
- a CDS encoding response regulator, whose translation MTLSPQLTTFKITDLLAKVMRQSQEWQLFHPYIRSPNQCLTITNAHQLQAALPTGIYLSLSQYGDGKTTIRQLARYLHRDSLTVAKAIYPYVQLHYLQVHYPTQTVCRDGQQPLPGHRSSDDRSDSANTNATPRAAPLGNSLIVPQPQWELKIPRIVCIDDGVAIRKAVEYILSQHGYEATAIGNPLKALGLIFQLKPDLILCDITMPDLDGYEICAMLRQSKVFRQTPLVMLTGKGEFMDRVYAHMVGATDYLTKPFGEKELLMLVEKYVGVGQRSIPSPSHPRLDAVLTQGLADGGTSSGASTPSLSAS comes from the coding sequence GTGACGCTATCCCCCCAGCTGACCACGTTTAAGATCACCGATTTGCTGGCAAAGGTGATGCGGCAGTCCCAGGAATGGCAGCTCTTCCATCCCTACATTCGTTCCCCGAATCAGTGTTTGACCATTACCAATGCTCATCAGTTGCAAGCAGCGCTGCCCACAGGGATCTATCTATCCCTTAGCCAATATGGCGATGGCAAAACAACTATTCGGCAATTGGCCCGCTACCTGCATCGAGATAGTCTCACGGTGGCGAAGGCGATCTATCCTTACGTTCAGTTGCACTATCTTCAGGTGCACTACCCCACACAGACGGTATGCCGTGATGGGCAACAACCGCTGCCAGGGCATCGCAGCAGCGACGATCGGTCAGATTCAGCAAACACCAATGCAACCCCTAGGGCAGCTCCCCTGGGCAATAGCCTCATTGTGCCTCAACCCCAGTGGGAACTGAAAATTCCGCGAATTGTTTGTATTGATGATGGTGTTGCAATTCGTAAGGCAGTAGAGTATATCCTGAGTCAGCATGGTTACGAAGCCACGGCCATTGGCAATCCGCTGAAGGCATTGGGGCTGATCTTTCAACTCAAACCAGATTTGATTCTCTGTGATATCACAATGCCAGATCTGGATGGCTATGAAATTTGTGCCATGCTTCGCCAGTCTAAGGTGTTTCGCCAAACACCGCTGGTGATGCTGACAGGCAAGGGGGAGTTCATGGATCGGGTTTATGCCCATATGGTTGGAGCTACGGATTATTTAACCAAGCCGTTTGGAGAAAAGGAACTGCTGATGCTAGTGGAGAAGTATGTCGGAGTCGGACAACGATCGATCCCATCCCCGTCTCATCCTCGGCTGGATGCCGTCTTAACCCAGGGATTGGCCGATGGCGGCACCTCCTCGGGTGCGTCCACCCCTTCCCTATCGGCGTCATGA
- a CDS encoding DUF4388 domain-containing protein translates to MQGSLSEIDTRSILELIEIGQKTGTLLIETSSAPSVAARPLGPLPPPRPQSWLIFVRSGRILYAIDPHHNVSCLQNYLRFYKLESAFNSIEALSGSAMSIPEYGYLWSLLARNLLSPAQGRQILYSMVQEVLFDLMRLHQGSFSFSSGCDAIPPADHV, encoded by the coding sequence ATGCAGGGAAGTTTAAGTGAAATCGATACCCGTAGCATTTTGGAACTGATCGAGATCGGTCAGAAAACCGGTACGCTCCTGATTGAGACCAGCAGCGCCCCCTCCGTTGCAGCCAGACCCTTGGGACCCTTGCCTCCCCCCAGACCGCAGTCATGGCTAATTTTTGTCCGCAGTGGGCGAATTCTATATGCCATCGATCCCCATCACAATGTCTCCTGTCTCCAGAATTATTTGCGATTCTACAAGCTAGAGTCAGCCTTTAACAGCATCGAAGCTCTCTCGGGTTCGGCGATGAGCATTCCTGAGTATGGCTATCTCTGGAGTCTCTTGGCGAGAAATTTGTTATCTCCGGCTCAAGGGCGACAGATTCTCTACAGTATGGTGCAAGAGGTGCTCTTTGATTTGATGCGGCTGCATCAAGGTAGCTTTAGTTTTTCAAGCGGGTGTGACGCTATCCCCCCAGCTGACCACGTTTAA